The Linepithema humile isolate Giens D197 chromosome 7, Lhum_UNIL_v1.0, whole genome shotgun sequence genome has a window encoding:
- the LOC105667618 gene encoding HEAT repeat-containing protein 5B isoform X1 yields the protein MMELSHSLTLNEDALNQIPEAKRPVFIFEWLRFLDKVLVAAQKNDIKGCQQKLVEQLTRHMQGAPGPPTRRLIARCLATLFSVGDTFLLFDTVNKCNDILRNKDDSPSFLPTKLAAICCVGCMYEKLGRMMGRSYEETVQILIKSLRSAESQTRIEIMHTLEKVCAGMGSAITNVHKEIYKVSRHYLTDRVMAVRCAAAKCLLEMLNHAPFLYTTEIESVATLCFRAFEGSNYEVRCSVAKLLGTLVAMTQLPSPKIKNLIVSHNKGVKQTSLEEVLNILMSGFLRGGVGFLKGTGEIIKGSSSVNREVRVGVTHAYVVFVQMLGGTWLERNVGTLIAHVLDLVTNPKAASSHVEAVYSRKCVNFILRGTVGKLLGEGAQAAACKEIAHIILKQMNSIDFSPENAKDCNQETLFSQHLLVCALQEMGSLILGLGTTATNLLSDQSLSLIDTIMAVLVHPCQAARLAASWCLRCICVAVPSQITPLIDRCVDGIENMRSSPEAIAGYSSALAAVLGSVRLSPLGVPHTKGKIIFNTAEELLRSASQNSRLSLNRTHAGWLLIGAIMTLGTAVVKGLLPRMLLLWRNSFPRSTKELESEKARGDAFTWQVTLEGRAGALSAMYSFLLHCPELLNDDITRRLLTPVESALAMLTSLSPVLKNYGQQLKAPAAMVRLRLYETLLLLPPQTFEGSYTYLLRMLVSEFTLTDNPGNTTTSLLRVVCHANDSVILGTWLQETDHRTIEDQMEPNRRADLEHLQPNSAAGSGALEHNTCCLYRPISNIEIIPGPLPLGVAVIDLSVMLFGQIFPRVANKHRLQMLDHFSECIKHTKSGRQEAIQMNVFTAVLSGLKGLNEAKMGFGQEDVKKSATNLIISTLVSGNPILRWAAGEAVGRMAQVISDPKFTAELAQTSFDRLKSARDVVSRTGHSLALGCLHKYVGGMGSSQHLNTSVSILLALAQDNSSPVVQVWALHALSLIADSGGPMFRGYVEPTLSLALTLLLNVPHSYIDVHQCIGKVLSALITTIGPELQGNTSTICMARSSFLCACAIMQDHQDPLVQAEATGCLQQLHLFAPRHVNLSSLVPTLCRTLSSNHLLLRKAAISCLRQLAQREAKEVCEHAMTLANESRDTNVVEGLVITETGLPGVLFSMLDTETDSKLIKDIHDTLTSMLQILADNNLSQWLSLCKDVLTIASESSTIEEGNAANVEDSAADNESADAEGDDDQAEFHADESTKQRPSVTPRWPTRVFAAQCVRRIVAACVNNKQAHFDLALAKEMQLSKGKGDFLVLHLSDLVRMAFMAATSDCDPLRLEGLKTLQEIIDKFAKVPEPEFPGHLLLEQFQAQVGAALRPAFSAETPSHVTAAACEACSAWIGSGVARDLNDLRRVHQLLVSSLEKLREGNTRPQLYNESLSTLERLAILKAWAEVYVVAMIRDGSALNSKDTANRNVNQADEANEEDFGEFEFQSESLLSLVQPELLSLSQHWLSALRDHALLSLPPEFSSQLPHDGGAFYTTDTMESARPHYVESWAPILHAATLWLNARGFEIGDSSQERAAANATNNNNHSNNNNNNDEAATSTTNTNIERFHLLFGICMEALCSPRSSESPQNIETCLNALYTLLDSTWARKVFIADRSLPIELCNVLHRLLLTRESYVIQMIAMEVLKQVMKAAQEDLVARKKLKLKDDASAHQESNETSELDLLGEGEESGELTPGKSLVFAILEVCLCLLVRQIPALNPNPGSATAILSQKGYVPSEESGKLIALSLNIMESLPTLCSPQGAVAILPTLLYLATGVIRETAVRADNDTKPSSEAPVHAALHCVKSLTNIKYARDHRSREQWTGLLRSALAKIIDLAKTGNDETKMDEVAMMLGIAVFVLHASPEVVSAPNLQFPCINHFRHAFQSENLTVRLKCVQTLKTIFLHPERNISTPYIHALAPRLVEYLYSDSSKQVTSDMELTFTLECISTVEALIGLADLPNRDLLQGIQMLTLLVPILINYLLEEDELQRATKYQANLHQQSFQWLNKIGPKYPQEFKTLMSQTAELKTKLENAVRSSHQQAQRHTRSDSVKPQIKISAPSIKLKTDFSNFN from the exons ATGATGGAGTTGAGCCATAGTCTTACCCTCAATGAGGATGCGCTTAATCAAATACCGGAGGCGAAACGACCGGTCTTTATTTTCGAATGGTTGCGTTTCCTGGACAAAGTTTTGGTTGCTGCACAAAag AATGATATTAAGGGATGTCAGCAAAAGTTAGTTGAGCAGTTGACCAGACATATGCAGGGTGCTCCTGGTCCACCCACGCGGCGTCTTATAGCGAGATGTCTCGCTACTTTATTCAGTGTTGGTGATACATTCTTGCTCTTCGACACTGTCAACAAATGCAATGATATCTTGAGGAATAAAGATGATTCACCAAGCTTTTTACCCACAAAATT AGCTGCTATTTGCTGTGTGGGATGTATGTATGAGAAGTTGGGAAGAATGATGGGCAGGTCATATGAGGAGACTGTGCAGATTCTAATCAAGTCTTTACGCTCTGCTGAGTCACAAACACGGATAGAAATCATGCACACATTGGAAAAA gTATGCGCTGGCATGGGATCAGCAATAACTAATGTACACAAGGAGATATACAAAGTTTCCAGGCATTATTTAACAGACAGAGTAATGGCGGTGAGATGTGCCGCCGCCAAG TGCTTGTTGGAAATGTTAAATCACGCTCCGTTCTTATATACTACTGAAATTGAAAGCGTTGCGACATTGTGCTTCCGAGCATTTGAGGGCTCAAATTACGAAGTAAGATGCTCTGTCGCTAAACTACTGGGCACTTTAGTAGCAATGACGCAGCTTCCGTCTCCCAAAATTAAGAATCTTATAG TCTCGCACAACAAAGGTGTTAAACAAACATCGCTCGAGGAGGTGTTAAATATTCTCATGTCTGGATTTTTGAGAGGCGGCGTCGGGTTTCTGAAAGGAACGGGTGAGATAATAAAAGGAAGCTCCAGCGTGAATAGAGAAGTGCGAGTTGGTGTGACACAC GCGTACGTGGTGTTCGTTCAAATGTTGGGCGGCACGTGGCTGGAACGCAATGTCGGCACATTAATCGCGCATGTTTTAGACCTGGTCACGAATCCAAAAGCCGCCAGCTCGCACGTCGAAGCGGTGTACTCGCGCAAATGCGTGAACTTTATATTGCGCGGCACCGTCGGCAAACTGCTAGGCGAAGGCGCTCAGGCCGCCGCTTGCAAGGAGATAGCGCATATTATTCTGAAGCAGATGAATTCCATCG ATTTCAGCCCGGAAAACGCCAAGGATTGCAATCAGGAGACGTTGTTCAGTCAACATTTATTGGTGTGCGCTTTGCAAGAAATGGGCAGTTTAATTCTGGGTTTGGGCACCACGGCCACAAATTTGTTATCCGATCAATCTCTGA GTTTAATCGACACCATAATGGCCGTCTTGGTGCATCCATGTCAAGCGGCTAGACTGGCGGCTTCCTGGTGTTTACGATGCATCTGCGTGGCAGTACCGAGTCAGATAACGCCGTTGATCGACCGCTGCGTCGATGGAATCGAAAACATGCGCAGCTCACCGGAAGCTATAGCCGGTTATAGCAGCGCTCTTGCCGCGGTACTAGGAAGCGTTCGTCTGTCACCTTTGGGAGTTCCTCACACTAAGGGAAAG ataattttcaatactGCGGAAGAACTTTTAAGAAGCGCAAGTCAAAACAGTCGATTGTCTTTAAATCGCACGCACGCAGGATGGCTCTTGATAGGAGCGATAATGACTTTAg gCACAGCAGTGGTGAAGGGCTTGTTGCCGAGAATGTTACTTTTGTGGAGAAACTCCTTCCCGCGTTCGACCAAGGAACTCGAAAGCGAGAAGGCGCGCGGCGATGCTTTCACATGGCAAGTGACTCTGGAAGGACGTGCCGGTGCGCTGTCGGCTATGTACAGCTTCTTGTTACACTGTCCGGAGCTTCTGAACGACGATATTACGCGGCGACTGCTTACGCCGGTCGAATCCGCTCTGGCAATGCTGACAAG TTTGTCACccgttttgaaaaattacggCCAACAGTTGAAGGCTCCCGCGGCTATGGTGCGTTTGCGCTTGTATGAAACGTTATTGCTATTGCCACCGCAAACTTTCGAAG GTTCTTACACGTATCTTCTAAGAATGCTGGTGTCGGAGTTCACGCTGACAGATAATCCTGGAAACACGACTACTTCCTTGTTGCGCGTAGTTTGCCACGCAAACGATTCTGTGATCCTCGGTACTTGGCTGCAGGAGACTGATCATCGCACAATAGAAGATCAA ATGGAACCGAACAGAAGGGCAGATTTGGAACAT CTCCAACCAAACAGTGCTGCAGGATCCGGAGCATTGGAACATAATACATGCTGTCTTTACAGACCAATATCAAat ATCGAGATAATTCCTGGTCCTTTGCCGTTGGGCGTAGCGGTGATCGACTTATCAGTCATGTTATTTGGTCAAATATTCCCGCGTGTAGCGAATAAGCACAGATTGCAGATGCTGGATCATTTCAGTGAATGCATAAAACACACCAAGTCCGGTAGACAAGAGGCGATACAGATGAATGTATTCACGGCTGTGTTAAGCGGTTTAAAGGGACTCAACGAGGCGAAAATGGGCTTCGGGCAAGAAGACGTCAAGAAGTCCGCCACTAATCTTATCATC AGCACACTGGTCAGCGGCAATCCTATTCTGCGATGGGCAGCGGGCGAAGCGGTCGGCAGAATGGCTCAAGTGATCTCCGATCCCAAGTTCACCGCGGAATTGGCGCAGACCAGTTTCGATCGTCTGAAATCGGCTCGCGACGTCGTCAGCAGAACCGGCCACTCGCTGGCGTTGGGCTGCCTTCATAAGTACGTCGGCGGAATGGGCTCGAGTCAACATCTTAACACCAGCGTCAGCATCTTACTTGCGCTCGCGCAGGATAATTCGTCTCCTGTAGTACAA GTTTGGGCACTGCATGCTCTGTCTCTGATAGCTGACTCCGGCGGACCAATGTTCAGAGGATACGTGGAACCTACGCTGTCCTTAGCGCTGACTCTCCTTCTCAATGTTCCTCACTCTTACATCGATGTGCACCAGTGCATCGGGAAAGTTTTATCGGCGCTTATCACGACGATAGGACCAGAATTGCAAG GCAATACGTCGACGATTTGTATGGCGCGGTCGTCATTTTTGTGCGCGTGTGCCATTATGCAAGATCATCAGGATCCGCTCGTTCAAGCCGAGGCAACCGGCTGTCTTCAGCAGTTACATCTCTTCGCACCCAGACACGTCAATTTATCTTCTCTCGTTCCTACATTATGC CGTACTTTGTCGAGCAATCACTTGCTTCTGCGTAAAGCTGCAATATCGTGCCTCCGGCAACTCGCTCAGCGCGAAGCGAAGGAGGTGTGCGAGCACGCGATGACGCTGGCGAATGAAAGCAGGGACACTAACGTGGTGGAGGGTCTCGTTATTACAGAGACCGGTCTTCCGGGCGTGCTGTTCAGTATGCTGGATACGGAAACCGATAGTAAACTAATCAAAGATATCCACGATACTTTGACGAGCATGCTTCAAATACTAGCGGACAACAATCTGTCGCAATGGTTGTCATTGTGTAAAGACGTCCTCACGATAGCTTCGG AATCGAGCACAATCGAGGAGGGCAACGCGGCAAATGTGGAGGACAGCGCCGCCGATAATGAATCGGCGGACGCCGAAGGGGATGACGATCAGGCTGAGTTCCATGCCGACGAATCCACGAAGCAGCGGCCGTCCGTCACACCGCGATGGCCGACCAGAGTCTTCGCGGCGCAGTGCGTCAGGCGCATCGTCGCGGCCTGCGTAAATAATAAGCAGGCGCATTTTGATCTCGCCTTGGCCAAGGAGATGCAGCTGTCGAAGGGGAAAG GAGATTTTCTGGTGCTGCATCTGTCGGACTTGGTGCGCATGGCGTTTATGGCTGCGACGAGCGATTGCGATCCATTGCGGCTCGAGGGTCTCAAAACTTTGCAAGAGATCATCGACAAATTCGCCAAAGTTCCCGAACCAGAGTTTCCCGGGCATCTGTTGCTTGAGCAGTTCCAGGCACAA gtTGGAGCTGCTCTAAGACCGGCATTCTCCGCGGAAACACCGTCGCACGTCACAGCCGCGGCTTGCGAGGCTTGCAGCGCGTGGATCGGCAGCGGCGTCGCTAGGGACCTCAACGATCTACGAAGGGTGCATCAGCTGCTCGTGTCGTCTCTAGAGAAATTGAGGGAAGGTAATACTCGGCCACAGCTCTACAACGAGAGCTTGTCGACGCTGGAGAGATTGGCGATCCTAAAAGCGTGGGCAGAG GTGTACGTAGTCGCAATGATAAGAGATGGATCCGCACTGAACAGCAAAGACACGGCTAATCGAAATGTGAATCAAGCCGACGAGGCTAATGAGGAGGATTTTGGGGAGTTTGAGTTTCAAAGCGAAAGTTTGCTGAGTCTCGTCCAGCCGGAGCTTTTGAGTCTGAGTCAACATTGGCTGTCTGCGTTGAGAGACCACGCGTTGCTTTCTTTGCCGCCAG AATTCTCCAGCCAGCTGCCGCACGACGGCGGTGCGTTTTACACGACAGACACCATGGAATCCGCGCGTCCTCACTACGTAGAATCGTGGGCGCCGATTCTCCACGCCGCGACTCTCTGGCTCAACGCGCGGGGATTTGAAATTGGAGACAGTAGCCAGGAGAGAGCGGCGGCGAATGCTACAAACAACAACAATcacagcaacaacaacaacaacaatgATGAAGCCGCAACTTCTACCACCAACACGAACATCGAACGTTTCCATTTGTTGTTCG gTATATGCATGGAAGCTTTGTGCAGTCCTCGCTCTTCCGAATCGCCGCAGAATATAGAGACGTGTTTAAATGCTTTGTACACGCTACTCGATTCAACATGGGCGCGCAAAGTCTTCATCGCGGATCGTTCCTTGCCCATCGAGTTGTGCAATGTTCTGCATAG ATTGCTTTTAACGCGGGAGAGTTACGTCATTCAGATGATAGCGATGGAGGTGCTGAAGCAAGTGATGAAAGCAGCGCAAGAAGATCTTGTTGCGAGGAAAAAATTGAAGCTCAAAG atgACGCATCGGCACACCAAGAGAGCAACGAAACGTCGGAGCTGGATCTGCTAGGCGAAGGAGAGGAAAGCGGCGAGCTCACGCCGGGCAAATCGTTAGTATTCGCTATCCTAGAAGTATGCTTGTGTCTTCTGGTGCGGCAGATACCGGCGTTGAATCCGAATCCCGGCAGTGCGACTGCCATTTTATCGCAGAAGGGATACGTACCGTCTGAGGAAAGCGGCAAGCTGATCGCGCTGTCTCTTAATATAATGGAATCTCTTCCCACTTTGTGCTCTCCGCAAG GCGCGGTAGCGATTCTCCCGACGTTGCTGTATCTAGCAACGGGCGTGATACGGGAAACCGCGGTGCGTGCGGACAACGATACCAAACCGAGTTCGGAGGCGCCGGTCCATGCCGCGTTGCACTGCGTCAAGAGTCTTACGAATATCAAGTACGCTCGAGATCATAGGAGTCGCGAGCAATGGACAGGATTACTGCGCAGCGCACTTGCCAAAATCATCGATCTGGCCAAAACAG GAAATGATGAAACCAAGATGGATGAAGTAGCTATGATGCTGGGTATCGCGGTATTCGTGCTTCACGCATCGCCCGAAGTAGTGAGCGCTCCGAATCTTCAATTCCCGTGCATTAATCACTTCCGACATGCGTTCCAGTCTGAAAACCTGACG GTGAGGCTGAAATGCGTGCAAACgttaaaaacgatatttttgcATCCGGAGCGCAACATAAGTACTCCGTACATTCACGCGCTCGCGCCACGACTGGTGGAATACCTGTACAGCGACAGCAGCAAGCAGGTGACAAGCGACATGGAACTAACCTTCACATTAGAATGCATCAGCACGGTGGAAGCTCTCATAGGACTCGCCGATCTTCCTAACC